The Pristiophorus japonicus isolate sPriJap1 chromosome 2, sPriJap1.hap1, whole genome shotgun sequence DNA segment CCATAAACACAATTTACATATTAGAAACAAAGTCaaaattttgcatcggtcttcaaccAATTCCTTCTTTCCCTACTCCTAAACTCAAACTCTTCACATATCTGAGCTACTTAGAAGTTGGAATCTTAAGTAACAGCTGAAAGACAAATGCTGTTACAAATAAGGAGCAGTGGAAGGAAATGGATTAAGAGGAGGTGGGAGCATTAAGGCAGAGAAAAACCATTGTAATTTTCAAGGTTTAGTAAGTTTTAAATCAGCCTACCTTTTTCTTCGTTAATTGTGAAGATTCCAAGTCCAGATCCATCTCTTATGGAATATCTAACTTCCCCATCTCTGCCTCTGTCATTATCATAAGCTGTTATAGTCATTACTGGTGTACCAATAGGAACATCTTCTCTGACAGATCCATTAGCCACAAAAAAAGGAAAGACAGGAGCATATAAATTCTCATTTACGTCCACCACTTCCACTTGAATGTAGCACGTTGAAGATAAAGAAATTGGCCGTCCTTTATCCTTCGCTCGAGCAGTCAGATTATATAACTGCTTCTTCTCAAAGTCTAGCCTTTGCACAATACGAAGAGCTCCACTTAGTTTGTCCACGTCAAAATATCCTTCTCCATTGTCTATCAGACTATAGCGTACCTGACTGCTGTGCCCAACATCAGGGTCGTAGGCCTCCAGCCACATTGTAACTGCTCCTATTGGAAGGTCTTCTCGAATTTTTATATGGTAGTTTTGAGGAATAAACTCAGGTGGATTGTCATTTACATCTTCCAAAGTTACTTTCAACAATACTGTTGAAAACCGTTGTGGCTCCTGTTTAGCTTGATCTCTAGCTTCAATCTTCAACAAGTAAATGGGGTCTTTTTCTCGGTCCAGCAACCCTGTAACCTTCACAATCCCAGTTACAGTATCAATCGCAaacatgtgtgtgtctgtcagaATAGAGTATCTGACTTCTCCATTGGCACCCAGATCTCGGTCTGTTGCTTCAAGTTGAATAATTTCACTACCAATTTCTTTGTTTTCACTCACTTCTTCTGAATACATATCCTGTAGAAATTCTGGGCTGTTATCATTTGCATCCAGTATGTTCACATCTAATAGACGCCAAGCAGACTTCTGAGGTATCCCAAGATCATACACAGTTATATTAAGTGTGTAATGATCGTTTTTTTCCCTGTCAAGTGGAGTGAATATCTTTAGCCATCCCGTCTCCAGATCAACAATAAATCTGCTGTCACTGTCACCTCCTGAAATTACATGGGTCAATTTCCCACTGAAGCCAGTGTCAAAATCCGTAGCATTTATGAGCAATAAATGTGTTCCTACTGGCTTGTCTTCTTTAACTTCAATTACACCTGGAAAAGAACTATCAAACTGTGGTGCATGGCGGTTAATTGAATGATTATCAGAAAACAGGTCTTCAGCATCTCCATGATTGTGGATCTTATTTGCCTGGAGAAGCTTTTCTGCCAAATGTTTAGCCACTCCAGTCTCTGTACAGTGCAGATTAACTTGTTTACGACTGCTTGCTACAGTGATGTTGATGTACATTGCAGTAGCAAAGTTCTCCCCGTCTGTAGCTGTAATTTGTAGACTATGAAAAGATCCTTTGATACCAGATCCATCAGTTAGAGCCCGCTTCAACAAAAGAACACCAGAGTTGGGATTTAAGTCAAACAGATCCAATTCATTCCCCGATACTATCTGGTATCTTACCAGTTGTAGCTCATCTGCATCAATAGCAGATACGGTAGCGATCTGCTCACCAACATTTAAATCCCTTGGTATTGTACCTATACAGTTCACCTTCTCAAACAATGGCTTGTTGTCATTTAGATTGCTTAAGAAAATAGTTACAAGTGATTCAACTTCACGACGATAAGGCGAGCCCCAGTCAGATGCACGAACTCGCAAATTATAAATTCTTGGCATCAATTCATAATCCAGTTCCTCCGAGATACTAATGTCTCCACTGAAATAGTCTATCACGAAAGGTGGTGGGTTTAAGTTGGCAATGCTGTAGGTTACATATCCATTCTCGCCGCTATCAACATCGGTGGCACTCACAGTCAGAACACTGGTACCAACTGGCACATTTTCATTGACACTTGCCTTATATGATGACTGTTTGAATTCAGGAGCATTATCATTCATATCTATCACATAAACAATTATCTTTGTTGATGCCTGTCTGTCAACAATTATAACTTCGAGTTCGTAGCGAGAAGATTCCTGTGCTTTTATAAAGCCATTAGTAGTGATCAGACCAGTGTCAGGGTTAATATGAAACTTATCAGCATGATATCTGAAAGCAAACTTGATCTGTGGATACATAGGACTAGCTGTAACCATCACAACTGGAGAATTGGGGGGTGCAAACTCATTCAGTCTGGCTTCATATACAGCTTTCTCAAATCTACATGGCAAAGATCTTGATTGTGGGGAGGTAACATGGATAACTTTCACAGAGGAAAACTGAGGAGGGCTTCCTTTGTCCTTAGCTTGAAGTGTGAGATTATATCCAGAAGACTGGCTTTCCCAATCAACCTGATCAACAGCTTTAATTCGATATTCTTTGCTACCAGGGCTTGACCTCATGGCTTTGAACTGATGCAGGGGATCACCTGCCACAATATTTAAGGAAGCTATTTCTCCATTGACTCCTGGATCCTCATCTTCCACAGTTATAATTGCATAAGTTGGATCCTTGTCCATGTCTGATGGGGCAAGGGTAACTGCTGTGATGACTGGTGCATTTTCATTTCCCTGTTCCACATGAACAGTAAGCTTTGCCATGCTGCTAATTCCACTACTGCCATATAATTTCTTGCCACGATCAGCCGCAAGGATTTCCAGATCATATTGCTTTGTCTCAGAGTAGTCCAACCTACCTGTTAGGGTAACTATGCCATTGGTGGGATGAATGGCAAACGTATCTGTCCTGTCCTTAAAACTGTAATAAAACTCTCCATTGGTGCCAATATCAGCATCAGTGGCTCGAACTCTGGCTACACTGGTTCTCAGAGCTGTGTTTTCTGCCAAAGATACACTGTATGACGttggtgaaaacaaaggcctcaagTCATTTGTGTCTAAAACATGGACTTTAACCTTTGTCCGTGCTTCAGCATTAGTTTTTTTCTCAACTGCCTTAACATTGAGCAGATAGTAGTCTCTCACTTCTCTGTTTAAGACTGCAGTATTCCCTCCCTTGGTCCTAATACGTAAGAAACAGAAGTCCCCAAGAATGTAGTCCTCAGCTTTAAACAGGTTTTCATGATCTCCAGAAATAATTTTATACCGAAACTCCGACGACGGATTTGCAATGTAAATGCCCATTTTTAGATGACTTTCTAAATAGGTCTTGGCTGCAGAATTCTCATAAATATAAGCATTATAAAGATGTTGTGTGAACTGTATTGATGATGCTTGTTCTTTCTTCCTGTTTCCTTCACAGCTGTTTAAAAGCTGCAAAAGCAGTACAGAAAACAGTAGTCCAGTCGATCTCACCATGATGACACTTGAGTAATCACCAAATGACCTGAGAAAATAAAAGTGGAATCTTAACTTTTCTACTGGAACATTTTTAAGCAGCACAAACATGTTCTTACTCTGGATCAACAAAAAAGAATGACATCCATAACAAACTAGAAAAAATAAATGAATAAAAATACTTTCATGCACAAACTATTTCTATAAAATATGAAATACAATAATTAAAGTACAAAGTTCTGGCATAATTTTCCATTCATCCCATCTTCTAAGTGCAAGGGGTGATTTTACGTAGTTAGTTGAGTGCTTTAACTGACAGCAGCACGCATCCGATATTTGGGCACGTGTGACCCATGATTTTCCGACTTAAAATTTTAGTGGTGGGAAAATCGTGGGCAGTGCACACACACATGATAAATTGAATAGCATTTTCACAACCATGGCTTTTCTTCTGCTCTCGAGTCACCTTTTGATATTATGCAAGAGTCCCTCCTTGTTAGTGTTGCTAGATCCGCCAAGTGAAGGCCTTGCGCAGCCCATTGCAAGCCAAATGCAGTAAAACCGCTGGGACATGCAAAGACTGTCTGCCAGGAAGACctgttaacataagaattaggagcagagtaggccagacggcccctcgggcctgctccaccatgcaatatcatggctgatctttgacctcaacttcacttttccgttcgatctccatatccctcaattcccctagagtccaaaaatctatctcagccttgaatatacttaacgactcagcatccacagccctttaggatcgtggattccaaagattcacagcccactGCGTGAAGAGGTCTcctctcatctcggtcttaaatggccgacccctcatcctgagactgtgccccctagttctagactctccagccaggggaaataacctatcagaatctaccctgtcaatccccctcagaatcttgaatgtttcaatgagatcacctctcatccttctaaactcgagcaaGAATAGGccgaatctactcaatctctcttcaaagGACAAGGCTCTCatgtcaggaatcaatctagtgaacctttattgcaccagCTCTAAAgcaagtacaggtgcagcatcgagaatccagaaccctcaggaccgaggccattccagattccGGGCTTTCGATCGTCTATCTGAagtcaggttcaggtatttccggatttcagaacgagagggggggggggggggggtccagccGAGCAGCTGTTTGGGCCAATAAGCCCCGCAtaagaggtgttcgggcgggctccgcctaagaggaggtgttcgggcgggcaggCGGCGAGGCCAGAGGTCGGACAGCGGTGGGGTCCCGAGATTGGCAGGGTCAGTGGGTCCAGATTCCGGACAACCCTACCACCAattggtccggagtccggattctggaacttccacgctgcacctgtatatctttcctcacagtactccaggtgtggtctcgccaaagccctgtacaattgtggcaAGACTTCATTCCTCTTGTAttccaacccacttgcaataaaggccaacatgctatctgcattcctaattgcttgctgcacaagCATGCTAACTTGTGTTTCTTgttcaaggacacctaaatctctctgaacatttaatcgtttctcaccatttaaaaaatgttctgtttttctattcttcctaccaaaggtgaataacctcacatttccccacattatacttcttcTGATACctgtattgcccactcacttaacctgtctatatccatttataGGCTCTGTATCCTCCTCACAAAGCTAGGtgcatcatcagcaaagttggatacattacactcagtcccttcatctcggTTATTAATATAGACTAGCAGAGACCCGCAATACATTTGCAGTCAAATTAGTATCTTCATTGCAACAGTACTTACTTAGACTGTTATCATCATCTTCGTCTATAGAATCAAAGCTGATGtccgtcctccctccctccccccactctccatctccttcccccactcaCGCGTACGcctcctgccccctccctctctctctctctctctctcttcccccctccctctcttcccccctctctctccccaccctcccccctcacacaccctctctcccactcccctccctcctcttctttcCCTCTCTCACCCGCTGCTTCCGCCACGCGCTCCTCTCGGCTCTGCAGCAATGCCCCCGCCACCCCGCCCATTGGCCCCGCCGCATCCACTGCCAtctcctcattggagcagacccagcATCAATCAAACTTTTTTAATTCACACCATCGATCCCCGCCCTGATTGGGTGCGAGGCCGGGAGGGCCCTGATTGCCCATTGGTtggtgcaactgtcactcagtccgGACCACATGCTCCCAGTCCCAGGCCCTGCACCTTTTCTGTGGTGCCTCGACCAATGCCTTTTGGaactccaaatatattacatccactggtttctcttcatttgccctgctagttacatcctcaaaaacattcataaatttgttaaacacgatttccctttcataataccaagttaactctgcctaatcattttatgattttctaagtgccctgtaccacttccttaataatggattccagcattttcctgacgattgatgtcaggctaactggcctgcttgctctctccctcctttcttgaatagtggggttacatttgcaacttccaatccgttgggaccattTCAcagtctagggaattttgaaagatcacaaccaatacatccactatctctgcagctacctcttttagaaccctaggccatcaggtccatgggatttgtcggcttttagttctatttgtttctcaagtactttttctctattaatattaattactttaagttcctcactctcattggcCCCTTGGTTTCCCACCATTTTTGGTATGCGTTttgtgtcttttactgtgaagacagatacaaaatatttgtttaaagtttctGCATTTTCTTATTTCACATTACAATTTCTCCTGTCTGAGCCTCTAAGGGAccgatgcttacttttgctactctcttcctttttacgtacttgtagacgctcttacaatctgtttttatatttcttgctagtttactctctcattctattttcacCCTTTTAAATCacatttttggtcatcctttggttTCTGAAGCTCTCCCAATCCTAAGTCTATTCTTGGCAATATTATAAACCTCTTTTaaaaatctaatgctatccttaacttctttagtttgccacagatggatcacttttcctgtggagttttaatttctcaatggaatgtatattcattgagaattatggaatatttctttaaatgtttgagaCTGTATATCTActctcataccttttaatctaattttccaatccaccttagccaactcgcccctcatacctatgtaattggctttaagtTTAAAGACTCTAATTTCGGACAATATTTCACTCTCAAATTCaaggtgaaattctatcatattataatcACAATTCCCCATAACTATGCGATTAttgattaaccctgtctcattacacaatataaaagctaaaatagcctgttctctcggAAACTCTGTCTCAACTGCattcatcctccagactacctttgccaatttgatttgcccagtctatatgaagattaaactcCCCacaattattgtattacctttgttacaagctataAGTTGTTGATTAATAATATATCTACTTTcaggggggcctataaactgctcCCACCACTGTTTTCTAACCCTTGTTATTTCTTACCTCCACCCATACTAATTCTACTTCCTGATTTTCTGAGCCAAGATGATTTCTcattactgtccttatgtcatcctttatcagggctacccccccggccttttccattctgcctgcctTTTTGAAATGTCAAGGACCCTGAAATATTTAGCTCCCAATCTTAGTCATCTTGCAACCATGTCATTGTagtggctattagatcaaagccatttatctctaCTTGTACCACTAAtttgtctatcttgttatgaatgcgtcatgcattcagataaaaagcctttaattttaactttttaaccaTTATTCTCTGCCTCCACCTTATCTGC contains these protein-coding regions:
- the fat1a gene encoding protocadherin Fat 1a isoform X7; protein product: MFLSPFYNRFSFHKVLLLIERSFGDYSSVIMVRSTGLLFSVLLLQLLNSCEGNRKKEQASSIQFTQHLYNAYIYENSAAKTYLESHLKMGIYIANPSSEFRYKIISGDHENLFKAEDYILGDFCFLRIRTKGGNTAVLNREVRDYYLLNVKAVEKKTNAEARTKVKVHVLDTNDLRPLFSPTSYSVSLAENTALRTSVARVRATDADIGTNGEFYYSFKDRTDTFAIHPTNGIVTLTGRLDYSETKQYDLEILAADRGKKLYGSSGISSMAKLTVHVEQGNENAPVITAVTLAPSDMDKDPTYAIITVEDEDPGVNGEIASLNIVAGDPLHQFKAMRSSPGSKEYRIKAVDQVDWESQSSGYNLTLQAKDKGSPPQFSSVKVIHVTSPQSRSLPCRFEKAVYEARLNEFAPPNSPVVMVTASPMYPQIKFAFRYHADKFHINPDTGLITTNGFIKAQESSRYELEVIIVDRQASTKIIVYVIDMNDNAPEFKQSSYKASVNENVPVGTSVLTVSATDVDSGENGYVTYSIANLNPPPFVIDYFSGDISISEELDYELMPRIYNLRVRASDWGSPYRREVESLVTIFLSNLNDNKPLFEKVNCIGTIPRDLNVGEQIATVSAIDADELQLVRYQIVSGNELDLFDLNPNSGVLLLKRALTDGSGIKGSFHSLQITATDGENFATAMYINITVASSRKQVNLHCTETGVAKHLAEKLLQANKIHNHGDAEDLFSDNHSINRHAPQFDSSFPGVIEVKEDKPVGTHLLLINATDFDTGFSGKLTHVISGGDSDSRFIVDLETGWLKIFTPLDREKNDHYTLNITVYDLGIPQKSAWRLLDVNILDANDNSPEFLQDMYSEEVSENKEIGSEIIQLEATDRDLGANGEVRYSILTDTHMFAIDTVTGIVKVTGLLDREKDPIYLLKIEARDQAKQEPQRFSTVLLKVTLEDVNDNPPEFIPQNYHIKIREDLPIGAVTMWLEAYDPDVGHSSQVRYSLIDNGEGYFDVDKLSGALRIVQRLDFEKKQLYNLTARAKDKGRPISLSSTCYIQVEVVDVNENLYAPVFPFFVANGSVREDVPIGTPVMTITAYDNDRGRDGEVRYSIRDGSGLGIFTINEEKGIIKTAELLDRETTSHYWLTVYATDLGVVPLVSFIEVYVEIEDVNDNAPQTSEPVYYPEVMENTPKDMSVVQIEASDPDSSSSDRLSYKITSGNPQGFFIINQKTGLITTTSRKLDREQQAEHILEMSRRRQILYCKPPSQAVKWGRGGI